A part of Anaerotignum faecicola genomic DNA contains:
- a CDS encoding type IA DNA topoisomerase, protein MAKFLVIAEKPSVAQSLAKNLSAYQRKDGYLEGNSCIVSWCLGHLAEYVPPEIYDEKYAKWQFEDLPIIPEVWKVQVSEDKKKQFDVICSLMNRADVAYLVNGCDAGREGELIFKRVYDLAGCQKPVKRLWISSMEDEAIQKGFQSLTDGREYAGLCNAAVCRAQADWLIGMNATRAYTTRYFKRLVVGRVQTPTLAMLTERKEKIEHFKKEAYYKVSLSDGRLAVISENIQSETEAEELRKLCDGTEAVVTRVKREQKKTSPPKLYDLTSLQREANRFFGYTAQKTLDMLQELYEEKMVTYPRTDSQYVIEDMKETVKMLAEGMTDFLPFLESGQIRGNIDRVVNNAKVSDHHAILPTKEAMEKGMGGLSGGKKNLLMLIGQQLVQATGEEYLYEQTEISVQCKEHEFTAKGKLPVQMGFKEVEEAFRKYCVKDKKSDEPDHKTELPEGYEEGMTLASVKAEKSTHYTSPPKMFTEDTLLAAMETAGNKEFDSETEKKGLGTPATRANIIEKLVSSGYAERKGKQIFPTVAGCELIHVMPENLKSASLTAEWENQLLMMEKGKIHDDEFMDGIVSMITDVLSVCRAIPEEERNRFQTAREVIGKCPVCGSDVYEGKTNYYCSDRSCPFALWKSNRFLESMKKSMDKKMAVELLKKGRTHVKGLYSKKKDSKFDADLVLGVEDGKARFSLEFPKKKK, encoded by the coding sequence ATGGCGAAATTTTTAGTGATCGCAGAGAAACCGAGCGTGGCACAGAGCCTTGCAAAAAATTTATCTGCTTATCAGAGAAAGGACGGGTATCTGGAGGGGAACAGTTGCATCGTCAGTTGGTGCCTGGGGCATCTGGCAGAGTATGTCCCACCGGAAATCTATGATGAAAAATATGCAAAATGGCAGTTTGAGGATTTACCGATTATTCCGGAAGTATGGAAAGTTCAGGTATCAGAGGATAAAAAGAAGCAATTTGATGTGATATGCAGCCTGATGAACCGGGCAGATGTAGCATATCTGGTGAATGGCTGTGATGCCGGAAGAGAAGGAGAACTGATTTTTAAAAGAGTTTATGATCTGGCAGGCTGTCAGAAACCAGTGAAGCGTCTGTGGATCAGCTCAATGGAAGATGAAGCCATTCAGAAAGGATTTCAGTCCCTAACTGACGGGAGAGAATATGCAGGGCTTTGTAATGCTGCGGTATGCAGGGCACAGGCGGACTGGCTGATCGGAATGAACGCAACGAGAGCTTACACAACCAGATATTTTAAACGTCTGGTAGTTGGCAGAGTGCAGACACCAACGCTTGCTATGCTGACGGAAAGAAAAGAGAAAATTGAGCATTTCAAGAAAGAAGCCTATTATAAGGTTTCCCTGTCAGATGGAAGACTTGCGGTAATTTCAGAAAATATTCAGTCTGAAACAGAAGCGGAAGAATTAAGAAAACTCTGTGATGGGACAGAAGCTGTTGTGACCAGAGTGAAAAGAGAACAGAAAAAGACTTCTCCGCCCAAACTTTATGACCTGACCAGTCTGCAGAGGGAAGCAAACCGATTTTTCGGATACACTGCACAGAAAACATTGGATATGCTGCAGGAACTGTATGAAGAAAAGATGGTTACTTATCCGAGAACAGACAGTCAGTATGTAATCGAGGATATGAAAGAAACGGTAAAAATGCTTGCCGAAGGCATGACAGATTTTCTTCCGTTTCTGGAATCTGGACAGATTAGGGGAAACATAGATCGTGTGGTTAATAATGCAAAGGTATCTGATCATCATGCAATCCTACCGACAAAAGAAGCAATGGAAAAAGGCATGGGAGGACTTTCCGGTGGAAAGAAAAATCTGCTGATGCTGATCGGACAGCAGCTTGTTCAGGCAACAGGGGAAGAGTACCTTTATGAGCAGACAGAAATTTCCGTACAGTGCAAAGAACATGAATTTACTGCAAAAGGAAAGCTGCCTGTGCAGATGGGCTTCAAAGAAGTGGAAGAAGCCTTTCGGAAATACTGTGTAAAGGATAAGAAATCTGATGAACCGGATCATAAGACAGAACTTCCAGAAGGATATGAGGAAGGAATGACTCTTGCCTCTGTGAAAGCAGAGAAGAGTACACATTACACTTCTCCGCCGAAGATGTTTACCGAAGATACTCTGCTTGCTGCAATGGAAACAGCGGGAAATAAGGAATTTGATTCTGAAACAGAGAAAAAGGGATTGGGGACACCGGCAACCAGAGCCAATATTATTGAGAAGCTGGTATCTTCCGGGTATGCAGAACGTAAAGGAAAGCAGATTTTTCCTACGGTGGCAGGCTGTGAGCTGATTCATGTAATGCCGGAGAATCTGAAATCCGCAAGCCTGACAGCAGAATGGGAGAATCAGCTTCTGATGATGGAAAAGGGAAAAATCCACGATGATGAATTTATGGATGGGATTGTATCTATGATTACCGATGTTCTTTCAGTATGCAGGGCGATTCCAGAAGAAGAACGGAATCGTTTTCAGACTGCAAGGGAAGTAATTGGGAAATGCCCGGTATGCGGTTCCGATGTATATGAGGGTAAGACCAATTATTATTGTTCTGACAGAAGTTGTCCGTTTGCTTTATGGAAGTCAAATAGGTTTCTGGAAAGCATGAAAAAATCAATGGATAAAAAGATGGCAGTGGAGCTTCTGAAAAAGGGACGTACCCATGTAAAAGGACTGTATTCCAAGAAAAAGGACAGCAAATTTGATGCTGATCTTGTACTTGGGGTAGAAGATGGAAAAGCCAGATTCAGTCTGGAATTTCCTAAAAAGAAAAAATAA
- a CDS encoding CD1107 family mobile element protein: protein MKNKVMKKILMIMLSSTILMGSASVTAFAQANENAEQTETAEQVIEEQPAEQPAAEGTPFSTSGNGQLVDDKENDSSKQFLTVQTKNGNTFYMVIDRSGTSENVYMMSLVDENDLAEFLGENEEIEKKEEPAVVLPETTAAPEPETTVQPETEVKPESGGNKMFGSAILGGGIVLVFGGLAAFALSKFRKKKEDGIVEEGLEFADDSYINEDEENAEDQQK from the coding sequence ATGAAGAATAAAGTAATGAAAAAAATTTTGATGATTATGTTGTCATCAACAATACTGATGGGTTCTGCCAGTGTGACCGCTTTTGCACAGGCAAATGAAAACGCAGAGCAGACTGAAACTGCGGAACAGGTGATAGAAGAACAGCCGGCGGAGCAGCCTGCCGCAGAGGGAACACCGTTTTCCACATCGGGAAACGGACAGCTTGTGGATGATAAGGAGAATGACAGTTCCAAGCAGTTTCTGACGGTACAGACAAAGAATGGAAACACCTTTTATATGGTCATTGACCGTTCCGGTACTTCCGAAAACGTGTACATGATGTCACTGGTAGATGAAAATGATCTGGCAGAGTTCTTAGGCGAAAACGAGGAAATCGAGAAAAAAGAGGAACCAGCAGTTGTTCTTCCGGAAACGACTGCAGCACCAGAACCAGAAACTACCGTACAGCCAGAAACAGAAGTAAAACCGGAATCCGGTGGTAATAAAATGTTTGGCTCTGCGATCCTGGGCGGCGGTATTGTACTGGTATTCGGTGGTTTAGCTGCTTTTGCTTTAAGTAAATTCCGAAAGAAAAAAGAGGACGGTATTGTAGAGGAAGGTCTGGAATTTGCTGATGACAGTTACATCAATGAAGATGAAGAAAATGCGGAAGATCAGCAGAAATAA
- a CDS encoding DUF4315 family protein codes for MNMRLKKVLDDIQKTENKILELQEHVRQLRIQKKQMEDAEIIKAIRSMKMDSRKMLTFLDGIQNGTVTMQFDEEGNLSMDSSETGIKKEENMDREMSTGLIEEREDLEDEE; via the coding sequence ATGAATATGCGATTAAAAAAGGTTCTGGATGACATTCAGAAAACTGAAAACAAGATTCTGGAACTGCAGGAGCATGTAAGGCAACTGAGAATCCAGAAAAAGCAGATGGAAGATGCAGAAATCATTAAGGCAATCCGTTCCATGAAGATGGACAGCCGAAAGATGCTGACTTTTCTGGACGGGATTCAGAATGGAACAGTTACCATGCAGTTTGATGAAGAGGGCAATCTTTCTATGGATAGTTCTGAAACAGGTATAAAGAAAGAAGAAAATATGGACAGAGAAATGTCAACCGGACTGATAGAAGAAAGAGAGGATTTGGAAGATGAAGAATAA
- a CDS encoding CD1108 family mobile element protein: MQEHEYKARDKTVQKMSRDGLREKNLRSKKEKRITGREADEKKTAGHREQELDFGKVRKTHTAEETVEEVTEGKHRLQSRHASLEEEEIAETEEMENSEMSDDKAGGEKSPPVSRSRLRKDSIRGHPEWKFERDSEITEPDRQNRKKKMVTAYAAKEQKRYHEKAEVDEKSMEDFREEIKDKTKREQTLKEQKKSKSHLSFEDESKGMIPGSRMARKGATVVSETVSAYGQKKIREDTDDNAALDAADQMELAGESLARKSIYVRERLKEKRQRNNRLRESVLEETEKSRLQFSTSASNEAKKAVQKEAEQKKQSALKKLLQKKRYQKQYQAAKHGKAVKDAVLVNAQRFTEKAKAAVKELVAQNRNILLSIGVLVLLFALMATSLSSCAALFQGSSNAIISTSYSSEDEDIYAAENAYVALENALNEQINQMKANHSDYDEFQFQIDEIGHNPYQLISYLTVKYGGFTYAEVADEIQEIFKEQYGLYTDSTRETVTEKKKVKVGESLGQVVTSGYCNCPICCGQWSGGPTASGAYPQANHTIAVDASNPFVPMGTHVIMNGVEYVVEDTGNFAQYGVQFDVFYGDHASASAHGHQTWEAYIADSNGSQEVEVTTTREVNRLDVTLTNHNLDAVLRNRMTDKEQEQYDAYNKYYGNRDYLFDLNTIPTGGAGFGYDIPAEALSDPQFAKMIREAEKYLGYPYVWGGASPSTSFDCSGFVCWVINNCGNGWNVGRTTADGLRSYCSYVSPSDAKPGDLIFFQGTYDTPGASHVGIYVGNNMMIHCGNPIQYTSIASSYWQQHFMAFGRLH, from the coding sequence ATGCAGGAGCATGAATATAAAGCAAGGGACAAGACTGTCCAGAAGATGAGTCGGGATGGACTCAGGGAAAAAAATCTCCGCAGTAAAAAGGAAAAGCGGATTACCGGACGTGAGGCAGATGAGAAGAAAACAGCCGGACACAGGGAACAGGAGCTGGACTTTGGAAAGGTCAGAAAAACTCATACTGCAGAAGAAACGGTTGAGGAAGTGACAGAAGGAAAGCACAGGTTGCAATCGAGACACGCTTCTCTGGAAGAGGAAGAAATTGCGGAAACGGAAGAAATGGAAAATTCAGAAATGAGTGATGATAAAGCAGGCGGGGAGAAATCTCCGCCTGTTTCACGTTCCAGACTTCGGAAAGATAGTATCCGGGGGCATCCAGAATGGAAATTTGAACGTGATTCTGAAATAACAGAACCGGACAGGCAGAACCGAAAGAAAAAGATGGTCACAGCCTATGCAGCAAAAGAGCAGAAACGCTACCATGAAAAGGCAGAAGTTGATGAAAAATCAATGGAAGACTTTCGGGAAGAGATTAAAGATAAGACGAAAAGGGAACAGACGCTAAAAGAACAGAAAAAATCAAAATCCCATCTTTCCTTTGAAGATGAAAGTAAAGGTATGATTCCCGGTAGCAGAATGGCAAGAAAGGGAGCAACCGTTGTTTCAGAAACGGTATCTGCCTATGGTCAGAAAAAAATCAGAGAGGATACCGATGATAATGCTGCTCTTGATGCAGCAGATCAGATGGAACTTGCGGGAGAAAGTCTTGCAAGAAAGTCAATTTACGTTCGGGAACGGTTGAAAGAAAAACGACAGAGAAATAATCGGTTAAGGGAATCTGTTCTGGAAGAAACAGAAAAATCCCGTTTGCAGTTTAGCACCAGTGCTTCCAATGAAGCAAAAAAGGCGGTTCAGAAAGAAGCAGAGCAGAAGAAACAGTCTGCATTAAAGAAATTATTGCAGAAAAAGCGTTACCAGAAGCAGTATCAGGCTGCGAAACATGGAAAAGCTGTGAAAGACGCAGTGCTTGTAAACGCACAGCGATTTACGGAAAAAGCCAAAGCTGCGGTCAAGGAGCTTGTGGCACAGAACAGAAATATCCTCCTGTCCATAGGAGTTCTGGTGCTGCTGTTTGCGTTAATGGCAACGAGCCTGTCAAGCTGTGCTGCGTTATTCCAGGGCAGTTCCAATGCTATTATTTCTACCAGTTATTCCAGTGAGGATGAGGATATTTATGCTGCGGAAAATGCTTATGTGGCATTAGAAAATGCACTGAATGAGCAGATCAATCAGATGAAAGCAAACCATTCCGATTATGACGAGTTCCAGTTCCAGATTGATGAGATCGGACACAACCCGTATCAGCTTATTTCCTATCTGACAGTTAAGTATGGTGGTTTTACCTATGCAGAGGTTGCAGATGAGATTCAGGAGATTTTTAAGGAACAGTATGGCTTGTATACGGATTCGACACGAGAAACGGTAACAGAAAAGAAAAAGGTCAAGGTTGGAGAATCACTGGGACAGGTTGTGACCAGTGGATATTGTAACTGCCCGATCTGTTGTGGACAGTGGAGTGGAGGCCCGACAGCGAGTGGAGCCTATCCACAGGCAAATCATACGATTGCGGTAGACGCTTCTAATCCATTTGTGCCAATGGGAACCCATGTCATTATGAATGGTGTGGAGTATGTAGTTGAGGATACCGGAAATTTTGCACAGTATGGTGTGCAGTTTGATGTATTCTACGGCGATCACGCTTCTGCGTCAGCACATGGGCATCAGACCTGGGAAGCATACATAGCAGACAGCAATGGAAGTCAGGAAGTGGAAGTAACGACAACAAGAGAAGTGAACCGGCTGGATGTAACACTTACGAACCATAACCTGGATGCAGTTTTAAGAAACCGTATGACAGATAAGGAACAGGAGCAGTATGACGCTTACAACAAATACTATGGAAATCGTGATTATCTGTTTGACCTTAACACAATTCCGACAGGTGGGGCAGGCTTTGGATATGATATTCCGGCAGAAGCACTTTCTGATCCGCAGTTTGCCAAGATGATTCGGGAAGCGGAAAAATATCTTGGTTATCCGTATGTCTGGGGCGGTGCATCGCCATCTACCAGTTTTGACTGTTCTGGTTTTGTATGCTGGGTAATCAATAATTGCGGAAATGGATGGAACGTGGGAAGAACAACAGCGGACGGGCTTCGTTCTTATTGTTCCTATGTATCTCCATCGGATGCAAAGCCGGGAGATCTGATCTTTTTCCAGGGAACTTATGATACGCCGGGAGCGAGCCATGTTGGAATTTATGTAGGAAATAACATGATGATTCATTGTGGAAATCCGATTCAATATACAAGCATTGCAAGTTCTTACTGGCAGCAACATTTTATGGCATTTGGCAGACTTCACTAG
- the srtB gene encoding class B sortase produces MAGLLLSISIVLFTISIYFLMGFFLQERQDNQLQQELQELMQKREDESEEDASGDSLIEVDAGILALHEENPDCIGWLTIDGTRIDYPVMYRPGDKNYYLHRDFNGEYSANGCLFLAEECVPGDSDNLIIYGHHMNSGKMFADLEKYKDEGFYEEHPTILFRTIWGNEQYQIFAAFTTPVYTGNDFDYYSFIKAGTVADYKKFVASVKEKSLYQTGTTAEYRDKLLTLSTCEYSQKNGRMVLVAKKNSGKE; encoded by the coding sequence GTGGCAGGATTGTTACTTTCTATATCCATTGTATTGTTTACAATCAGTATTTATTTTCTGATGGGATTTTTTTTACAGGAAAGACAGGATAATCAGTTACAGCAGGAACTGCAGGAGCTAATGCAGAAAAGAGAGGATGAATCGGAAGAAGATGCTTCCGGCGATTCTTTGATAGAGGTAGATGCTGGAATTTTGGCATTGCATGAAGAAAATCCGGATTGTATTGGCTGGCTGACCATTGATGGAACGAGAATAGACTATCCGGTCATGTATCGGCCCGGAGATAAAAATTATTATCTGCATCGGGATTTCAATGGGGAATATTCTGCAAATGGATGTTTATTTCTGGCAGAGGAATGTGTACCAGGGGATTCGGACAATCTGATCATATATGGACATCACATGAACAGTGGGAAGATGTTTGCTGACCTTGAGAAATATAAGGACGAAGGATTTTACGAAGAACATCCGACAATCCTGTTCCGCACGATATGGGGAAATGAACAATATCAGATATTTGCAGCATTTACAACGCCCGTTTATACAGGAAATGATTTTGATTATTACAGTTTTATCAAAGCTGGAACAGTGGCTGATTATAAAAAATTTGTTGCTTCCGTTAAGGAAAAATCACTTTATCAGACAGGAACAACAGCAGAATATAGAGATAAGTTACTTACACTGTCTACTTGTGAGTATTCCCAGAAAAATGGGCGTATGGTACTGGTTGCAAAGAAAAATAGCGGAAAGGAATAA